TATATAGGATCAGTATGTCTATCATTAATGATGATAAGGAAGCTGAAGACATCATGCAGATTACCTATGTGAATGCATACCGCCAATTGGTAAATTTTAAGCACCAATCGAGTTTTGGCACATGGATCACCAGGATATTGATCAATGAAAGCTTATTGCATAAAAAAAGGAAATTGAAACAGGAAAAAAGACTAATGGAAAACAAGTATAATGACCTGAACAATGAAACCCCACTAAAAAACCTCGTGAACAAGGAATTAAAAACAATCCTGGAAAAAGCAGTTGCTACGCTTCCTGAGAAGTACAGGCTGGTATTTGTCATGCGTGAAGTACAGGGAATGAGCACCAATGAAACCATGGAAGCACTTGAGCTTGGCGAATCCAATGTAAAAATCCGCTTAACGAGGGCCAAAGAGATGCTCCGCTCCGAGCTAAACAATTATCATCAGCTGTACGAATTCAACCTTGTCCGCTGTGATGCTGTAGTTAACTATGTAATGCAAGCGATAAAGTAATTTATAGCTGCAAAATTCTTAAATTGGCGGCCTCAACTTACAATCGTTTGAAAAGAAAGAATCCTATTGCAGTAAACCTGTACATGGCTCTGGCCTATCGCTTCCTGATCATCATGGAGCTCTATACCCTGTGTCGCATCGCATTTTACGCCTTTAACCATACACTGTTCCAGCACATCACGCTGTCCAAATACCTGTATATATTATGGGGCGGACTAAAGTTTGATGTAGCGGCACTGATCTATATCAATGCCATATTTATTTTTTTACATCTGCTTCCCATTCCTTATAAATATAACAATGGTTATCAACGGTTTTGCAAATGGCTTTTCATCATTAGCAACAGCATTGGCATTATGGCCAACTTTGCCGACTTTGCTTATTATAAATATACCCTAAAAAGAACTACAGCTACCGTTTTTACCCAGTTTAGCAATGAGCAAAATAAGTTTAAACTATTGGTAGATTTTTTAAGTGATTACTGGTATCTGATCATACTGTATGCTGCCTTTATCTGGTTCTTCATCAGGCTTTACGATATGGTTAGCGTTAAAAAAGAAAGTCGTTTTAAATGGCCAGCTTACCTTTTACAAACCGTTATTATGGCAGTCGTTGCGGTGTTCTGTATTGTGGGTGTACGCGGTGGCTGGGGATCTGAAACCAGGCCAATTACCTTAAGTAATGCCGGCGAATTTGTAGAAACACCGGATCAAATGAGCCTGGTCCTGAACACACCGTTTTGCATATTCAGAACCCTTAAATCATCAAAACTGAAGCCCGTAGATTATTACGACGAAAAGACTTTAAACTCCATTTACAATCCAATTCATCAGCCCGCTGATACAGCTGCTTTTAAAAAGCTAAATGTTGTTTTTCTCATCATCGAAAGTTTGGGAAAAGAGCATATTGGTGGTTTAAATAAAGATTTAATGGACGGAAAATATAAAGGATACACCCCTTTTATTGATTCGCTGGTTACCCAGAGTTTTACCTTTACCCATACTTATGCTAATGGGCGAAAATCTATTGATGCCTTGCCATCAGTAATTTCAGGAATACCGTCTATACGCGAGCCTTTTGTCCTTTCGGTCTACTCGGGAAATAAAACAACGAGTATTGCCAAGCTTTTGGGCGATGAAGGATATGAGACTGCTTTTTTCCATGGTGCACCTAATGGCTCGATGGGCTTTTCATCTTACACGCACTTAGCCGGAATTAAGCATTATTTCGGACTAAATGAGTACAAAAATCGTGGGGACTTTGATGGTACCTGGGGAATTTGGGACGATCCATTCATGCAATATATGGCGCATACAATGAATACGTTTAAACAGCCTTTCTTCTCGGCTTTTTTCTCTGTATCCTCCCACCACCCTTTCAAGGTACCGGAAAAATATGTGGGTAAATTCCCTAAAGGACCGCTTCCAGTACAAGAAGTATTAGGTTATACAGATATGGCCCTACGCAATTTCTTTAAAACGGCGTCGACCATGCCATGGTATAAAAACACTTTATTTGTATTGTGTGCAGACCATGCCACTGTATCTTATTTTCCGGAGTATCAAACCACGCCTGGCTATTTCTCTATTCCCATCCTCCTATATTATCCTGGTGGAAATTTAAAAGGAAAAGCAGACAAAATAGTGCAGCAAATCGACATTATGCCTACTGTTTTAAATTATCTGAATTATAATAAACCTTATTTTGCCCTGGGTTTTGATGCTTTCGATAAGAACCCGGATAACTTTGCGGTAAACAACAATGATGGCACTTTTAGCTTTTATCAGGGAGATTATCTCCTGATCAATGATGGAAAGGTGAACCTTTCATTATATAATTTAAAAACCGACAGGCTCACTAAAAACAACATACTGGAAAAAGAACCTTTAGTTGCCCAAAAGATGGAGAAATACCTGAAAGCTTTTATACAGCAATACAACAACAGGATGATTGAAAATAAACTAACAGCAAAATAGTTACATGCGTAAATTTCTGTTAAAAATTATTGACTTCTTTTACCCTCCTTTTTCTACCTGGCTGCCTTTACATACATTCAGGTATCTGGTATCAGGAGGTACTACTGCTGCCTCCGGAATTGTGAGCTATTATATTGCGTACAACTGGGTTTTGCATCAGGAGAATATTCATGTTGATTTTCCATTTCTACCGAAACTGGTTACTGCGCACTCTGCGGCCCTAATCATTAGTACTTTCATCAGTTTTTTAATTGGTTTTACCTTAAATAAATACCTGGTCTTCACCAAGTCCAACTTAAAAGGAAGAATACAGATGTTTAGATATGCTGCTGTGTTGGCTGTCAATTTTGGACTTAA
This is a stretch of genomic DNA from Candidatus Pedobacter colombiensis. It encodes these proteins:
- a CDS encoding sulfatase-like hydrolase/transferase, with translation MALAYRFLIIMELYTLCRIAFYAFNHTLFQHITLSKYLYILWGGLKFDVAALIYINAIFIFLHLLPIPYKYNNGYQRFCKWLFIISNSIGIMANFADFAYYKYTLKRTTATVFTQFSNEQNKFKLLVDFLSDYWYLIILYAAFIWFFIRLYDMVSVKKESRFKWPAYLLQTVIMAVVAVFCIVGVRGGWGSETRPITLSNAGEFVETPDQMSLVLNTPFCIFRTLKSSKLKPVDYYDEKTLNSIYNPIHQPADTAAFKKLNVVFLIIESLGKEHIGGLNKDLMDGKYKGYTPFIDSLVTQSFTFTHTYANGRKSIDALPSVISGIPSIREPFVLSVYSGNKTTSIAKLLGDEGYETAFFHGAPNGSMGFSSYTHLAGIKHYFGLNEYKNRGDFDGTWGIWDDPFMQYMAHTMNTFKQPFFSAFFSVSSHHPFKVPEKYVGKFPKGPLPVQEVLGYTDMALRNFFKTASTMPWYKNTLFVLCADHATVSYFPEYQTTPGYFSIPILLYYPGGNLKGKADKIVQQIDIMPTVLNYLNYNKPYFALGFDAFDKNPDNFAVNNNDGTFSFYQGDYLLINDGKVNLSLYNLKTDRLTKNNILEKEPLVAQKMEKYLKAFIQQYNNRMIENKLTAK
- a CDS encoding GtrA family protein, which codes for MRKFLLKIIDFFYPPFSTWLPLHTFRYLVSGGTTAASGIVSYYIAYNWVLHQENIHVDFPFLPKLVTAHSAALIISTFISFLIGFTLNKYLVFTKSNLKGRIQMFRYAAVLAVNFGLNLAMLKYMVEGLHFYPSLSQAFITFTLSLCSYFLQKHFTFSVKKHP
- a CDS encoding sigma-70 family RNA polymerase sigma factor produces the protein MIETLTDETIVQRVLDGEKNLYELLMRKFNPQLYRISMSIINDDKEAEDIMQITYVNAYRQLVNFKHQSSFGTWITRILINESLLHKKRKLKQEKRLMENKYNDLNNETPLKNLVNKELKTILEKAVATLPEKYRLVFVMREVQGMSTNETMEALELGESNVKIRLTRAKEMLRSELNNYHQLYEFNLVRCDAVVNYVMQAIK